The genomic window TGGACTagtttaatgattttatgaactcctatactaaaattttgttcgtagcatcaatatttttaagcgttacaaacttggaactaaacttaatataccttgatatatttcatatatacatggtataaaaacgctAATGTCTTAAGATTGGCCTCTCCTCTAGGcttaaattgattttagtattgaaaaaaagattataattgGAAGTTATGGACATACCAGCATTAACGTTCGCATGTAAAACATCTGGCTCTTTACCATAATCGTATTGTCTAACTGCACTGTACCAATACGATGAAACTTCTTGACCTGAAACATAACATAATCGAAAGTTTATAGACACGAAAATTAAACgaatatatcaaattaaaaaaaattttaaaattaacaagttttttaaatggaacattattacttttttaccaAGTACTGgaacgtaatttgttttttgtttaagaaattGAAATAGTTTACTTTTTCCAGAGCCCCCACATTCCTGATTATTTAATCATtcaacatattaattttattattatttaattttaaattttggcgAATTCATGTCTGCCAAGGGGGAGAGAAGATACAGGGAATAAGTACACCACAGAGCTACCCATCTCCTTTAAGGACATAAATCCCCATAAGGCAGCTgcgtcttttgaagaaagttcactaACTTGTGGCtgtgtagtctgtacgtccgtcagtccacgCGGCGTTCGTAAATCCGTCTGTTTTCCGAGTcggattaatattattattattatatttatttcaaattgatgTGTTCTTTATATATAAGTCCAAGTTCTTCATAGATGATATTTTGAATAGATTTTtctatctcaacacattataccacttaacataTAAGAGTGAGACTGTACACTTCAATGGAAAACGCacattacgtattttcatttgatcaaatagaaagaaacgaaaaaattacacagaagccTGGACTCGAACCCGGGTCCTCTAGATATCCGATCTAGCGCATTACCAACTACATCACTCCTATTCTATATGAGTGACACAAATTATATATGTAACCTCTTCGTGCCtttattctaatattttacAACACTATATAAGTTATAAATGTGATTGATGATAAGTCATACAAATACAATACGAGTCATCAGATTCTTTCAAAGCTATCAAAAGAGCTCAAGATTTTCAAACGGTAATCAATCCTTTTTTTATTGCCGGAGTTAATATTCTATTAAAACTTTCTATTAATCAATTTTCGCTGTCCTACAATGTGCGGCAGTTCACGATGGCGTAGGGGTGAAAAAAAAGTAAGTCCGCTTCCGTCCGGTCGCCTTataagctcagttggttaaggcgtaaccacttccatccgcggtatgcttagggtagcgggttcgattctcgccaaagcaacaaaattaatttaattaatagttgtggtgggctggtgtagtgcatggtgtatgcatgaaggaggtgaaattatcagcggtaaggtggtaaaacacatatgtggtatcacaatgggctctatagcttaagtgtgtctttcgtggacaggcaatataacttaacctaaccttcttcatgaaattttttttgaagataaatCGGACAAAAAAATATCAGATTTTTACCTGGggatgtaaaaataaaatatagcattCATTTACCTGAAACATCAGTTTGTAAGGCATTTGCTGGtcgacaaaataaattttgtccaACATCACGATCATTTCGATAATAAAAGGTATTTGTGTGTGCTAAATGATTCGCCCACGTTTGTGCATAATCACAGAgctgaaaatgaaacaaaaatatagctATAGTAATAATTAGGGGCAAGTCGTGTACCTTTGGatatttagtgaaaaatttaactttgataGTCATTTTACGCTAAATTAGTGAGAATACAGATTTCGAGCTCAGTACATATGTGTATTTTTCGATATGTTTTGCTTCTCTAGaagtattacaatttttttttgtacaacaagattttctaaaaccatgtattttttctatataggtAACTTTGGACAAGCATGATTGTATTTTTGGACAAATAGCGTAAATGCTTTTTTAGGGATAAAAGTAAAGTTATTCATCTGCATAACCAATTATTCTCTTAATTTTAACTCCTTAAAACTATAAACATAGTATTATTCTCAATTAGTTGTTGAGATCAttctattttgtaataataagttAGTACCACAATCAGATTTAGCGGAATAGAAACAAGCCATTTTGATAGAAATCACTTTCATTGATTACACCGACATCGATTGGTTTGCTATTTTTGCCCCAAGGGCAAAGTGGAATCGTATATTTGACGTTTTTATTGAACAGTTAGAGGCGTATGTCGGAAATATTACGCAAAATGTTGAATTCCAATTAGTCTTATGTGTATGGTTAATCTGCCGACTTCCGAATTCTTCTTTGCCGAAGGTATGAGATTAGTGCAATTGTTCACAATTTTGAAGCGTTATTCTTGCGTAGATCTATTTACAGTGAAGTAACAAAACATAATGAGCACaatgaaatatcgtttttttacgTTTCATTCAAGCCAGACACGGTGCCTATGGGCTCCAAggacatattttaaaacaaatgatatAAAGTTAGCCATTTTAATGATCCAATATCGTGGCGattggtaattatttttaacttcccagtataggaagtcaaaattttcaacatatgtttacgtttcatggttaggacaagaCTTTCACACCAATtttgagaagaagtatgtgtgtgtgtacataCGTGCGTACACTGTGATACGTACACCCGTAGATATTTTTTCCCgtatgatatcgacttcgttgaggtgtcgatcgaaccGTATTAACAGAAATACGAaccgataataattttataacattcggTCAAGTTTTTCTGTTCTCGAGTGATGCACCAGGCCCTAAATACGGCTTGTTGTgtgtttaatttcaatttgaagtttattccctcaaaaaaaaaaccattcttCAATCGTTCAAAGGTACACGAATTGCTtctacatttaatataaataatcgataaaattgttatgtattataaaatgtaagtaatgttTTAGTGCTATCGACTATACAATCCATAGCCATAGtcacataaaatttgtatattcatatttttaatttattactcaGGTAAATAGGTTCAATTGCTGATAATTTATCAGAGTAGTATATTTATAGTAATACATGTGTCTATTGTACGATATTAATTGCAACCCCATGGAGAACGatttaaaatatactaatataTTATGCATACATTATTTGTAACTAGAAATGCTGTCAGCTGCACTCGTGaggtttgataaatttttattattaagctttttttaaattaagttgaaTATACTTCTGTTAATgttcttttaaagaaaattaacaaacaaatcatttgaaaattaaaaaaaatgcaaaattaacagtagaaaataagtttttctcaaataaaaaaaaatttttgctgaactaaaaaaaaagtttcatacaaaaataactAACATCAAATTTGGATGGGATAAGCTACTGTATACGACgagtaattgttttttaaagttaataaacAGGGTCAGCCGAACTACCCGTGCCATCCcctaaaaagtttgtaaaagcCCTGTTTTGAGAAATCGAGATATCCATATAGGTAATTTAAGGTGCTCTATCGATTGCGCATAAATCTGAATCCGAGATTAAAAAATtgcctttttttcttaaagatttCGGTGGGTGAAGCTTCCGGCTTGGATTGATTGTATGCAAAAATGATAGAAAGACTTTTTtcttcacaaaaatttaatacttgttttatGTGTACTTGtttaaatacttgttttatgtaGTTGATGCATctgatgtaaaaaaataaaaaaaataattattaaacaaaaaaattacgcCAGGTAAATCTACATTAatatcgcaaaacgcgatgaaGGTAtattatttggaccccttaaaGGAGTAGGTCAtacgtgaaaatattttttcacctgTTAAAGGGCATTCTGAATTTGTCGAGATTGTTTGTtagtaaatgtatttttatgttgaataatatttacatgAATTGTATATATTAAAGGAAATACACACCTCAGGTGACATTGTTAACGGTTGTGCACCATGCCTTTGTCGGTAAACATTATGCCAACATAGACAATCGCTTATAAAATCACTATCTTGCCATGCCGTTTGAAATTCATCTGCATCAAGTACCATACTTACAGGCCGTTGAATTAATATCTGCAAAAGAAAATATGTcagttagaaatttaaaaaaaaatatacacgtTAGACtgctctaaaaattttttttagccacagaaaaaaaattatgagcgGAAATTATCGTATGAAAGCTCTGTGGTTGAAAATTAAGTTGCTAAAACGGTTTGTTGCACTAAATGTTCTTTATTGTAATTAATGGATTGAAAAAGTGGTAGTAGAATGGGAGAAATTAATATACTACCTGCTgttaatagttttaatataaattggtttttatttttagcgaattgccgaaagaaatggagctattggAGCAATAAATCGTTTTGTAGGTacccaatcaaaaaattactaaagcaaaagttgttgattttgATGGGGAATATCATGTTATGACACCAGGTTTGACcaagttcttcgggtttctttaatagccaatttagatcctaaacggtaagagattgaataacactttaaaagaAACTGTATCCTCATAAAAagactaacaatttttgttgcaaacattttttcgaaaacgttaactttcagaggaaatgcgacttaaaaaaaatatgttattattgtatttaatcaaaagaaaatacgctaactacggaaaaatgctttagccaaaactTTCCAAGGTTTAATaaaggacattcgcctgtgttcATGACTTTGttctacaattatcgataaatttaaggcgtattttctatcgattaaatgcaataatgatttttttttaagtcgaatttcctccgaaagctaacgtttttcgaaaaaatgttatttatctaTGTATTTACATATCTaaacgtttatgtgtctgtaaactgcctagcggtcgcaatttaagtcccatttgaataaaatttggtattaagaagagttttggtatttgaaaggtcaagttcgttaatgagaaaaatcgaccgataaacaaAGGATGGGGTAGGGATGCGCatagtacaaaattttcaaaataaatatttttgtgttaattaatcagctttaagcaaaaaagtactttttgattatttctctaggcgcttagtttttgaaataaaaaatcttgaaaaattaaaaatgtaatattcgatttgaagaaaaatttgttattttttcaatctccgAGGGAATTCGCTCATCTAACatagctcctgcgctacgaatttttataattatcaaattgGTGTATGATTGATGAAAAATGGTTcattgtaagtaaaaaaagatatttttaattaactatgaAAATGTACAAAAGAAGTGTTATAGTTCAAGGTTGAAGAGGTCACATATAATATGTGTGTAGTCATGAATGACGTCTTTATATACCAAGCCatg from Chrysoperla carnea chromosome 2, inChrCarn1.1, whole genome shotgun sequence includes these protein-coding regions:
- the LOC123292793 gene encoding Golgi-associated plant pathogenesis-related protein 1-like, whose translation is MLNLRERVILIQRPVSMVLDADEFQTAWQDSDFISDCLCWHNVYRQRHGAQPLTMSPELCDYAQTWANHLAHTNTFYYRNDRDVGQNLFCRPANALQTDVSGQEVSSYWYSAVRQYDYGKEPDVLHANVNAGHFTQLVWANSQYFGIGKARSRSGKVLVVANYSPPGNISGLFEENVLPPQPETSNVTLQVPLCYDVHQHSHGGNNSASGGASCSDTTDTESRSSNSGTSFGIR